The following coding sequences lie in one Peribacillus frigoritolerans genomic window:
- a CDS encoding aldehyde dehydrogenase family protein has product MTILETAVLELKNYIDGKWQTASSNEVIPVINPATQEIIARAPRATKEDTERAISVAKAAFESGIWSGLTAQERASYLYKIADKIDERAEELTILETMDNGKLKAEAGFDIADAAACFRYYAGLILHPEGETYQVPAPVQAMVVREPVGVAGLIVPWNFPLLMSVWKIAPALAAGNTIVYKPAEVTPVTAMKLFEILEEVGIPKGVANMVMGRGTVVGQTIAESNDVDIVSFTGSTDVGRTIMKAAAGNLKKISLELGGKSPNIVFADADLETAVDYGLFGIFFGAGQVCSSGSRILVEESIYDEYVKRYVDRANKIKVGPGLAEDSNMGAIVSEAQMNSILNYIEIGKQEGATLAAGGYRLVDDGLDKGYFIAPTVFTDVTPDMRIVQEEIFGPVVVIQKFKDEEEAIKLANDTDYGLAGGVFTNDGAKGLRVIKKVRAGITWVNDYHPTYVEAPWGGYKQSGIGRSLGKYGLDEYQEIKQININLDVKPVGWFPK; this is encoded by the coding sequence ATGACAATTTTAGAAACGGCAGTTTTGGAACTTAAAAATTACATCGACGGTAAGTGGCAGACCGCATCTTCAAATGAAGTAATCCCTGTAATCAATCCTGCAACACAGGAAATCATTGCAAGAGCTCCGCGTGCCACCAAGGAAGATACAGAAAGGGCAATCTCAGTTGCGAAGGCAGCTTTTGAAAGTGGAATCTGGTCAGGCCTAACAGCACAGGAGCGCGCTTCGTATCTATATAAAATCGCTGATAAAATTGATGAACGTGCCGAAGAGTTAACGATTCTTGAAACAATGGACAACGGGAAACTTAAAGCAGAGGCAGGTTTCGATATTGCTGATGCCGCCGCGTGTTTCCGTTACTACGCTGGTTTGATCCTTCATCCAGAAGGGGAAACTTATCAAGTTCCCGCTCCCGTGCAAGCGATGGTTGTTCGTGAGCCAGTAGGTGTAGCCGGTTTGATTGTACCTTGGAATTTCCCTCTTCTAATGAGTGTCTGGAAAATCGCACCTGCGCTTGCGGCAGGTAACACCATTGTATATAAACCGGCTGAAGTGACACCTGTAACAGCAATGAAATTATTTGAAATCCTGGAGGAAGTAGGCATCCCTAAAGGTGTGGCTAACATGGTGATGGGCCGCGGCACTGTTGTCGGTCAAACCATTGCGGAAAGCAACGATGTTGACATTGTTTCATTTACAGGAAGTACGGATGTTGGCCGAACAATCATGAAGGCGGCCGCGGGCAACTTAAAGAAAATTTCCCTTGAGCTTGGCGGTAAATCACCTAACATCGTTTTTGCAGATGCAGATTTAGAGACGGCCGTGGATTACGGATTATTCGGCATCTTTTTCGGTGCCGGCCAAGTATGTTCATCAGGCAGCCGCATCCTGGTTGAGGAAAGTATTTATGATGAATATGTAAAACGCTATGTGGACCGCGCAAATAAAATCAAAGTAGGACCTGGCCTTGCGGAAGACAGCAACATGGGGGCAATTGTCAGCGAAGCGCAAATGAATAGCATTTTGAACTATATTGAAATCGGCAAACAGGAAGGTGCGACACTTGCAGCAGGCGGTTACCGTCTTGTTGATGACGGTCTTGACAAAGGATACTTCATTGCACCGACTGTCTTCACCGATGTAACACCTGACATGCGCATCGTACAGGAGGAGATCTTCGGTCCAGTCGTTGTCATTCAAAAGTTCAAAGATGAAGAAGAAGCTATTAAACTTGCAAATGATACAGACTACGGGCTTGCAGGCGGCGTCTTCACTAACGATGGGGCAAAAGGATTGCGAGTGATCAAGAAGGTACGGGCAGGCATTACATGGGTAAATGATTATCATCCAACATATGTCGAAGCGCCATGGGGCGGTTACAAACAAAGCGGGATTGGACGCAGTTTAGGAAAATACGGCTTGGATGAATACCAGGAAATTAAACAAATCAACATTAATCTCGATGTAAAACCGGTCGGCTGGTTTCCAAAATAA
- a CDS encoding PDR/VanB family oxidoreductase — MKVNKIIQETPFVKQFELIPVDGKPLPAFTGGSHLTTFMPAGDTIIEREYSLISNPRDRKKYAISIRRDEASRGGSAFWHDHVTIDSRLEVSFPKNNFPLSFRAKHHAFYAAGIGITPFLAMMEDMAAEGQTFEIHYAARTPELCAFYDLLKAKYPDQCTFYFSQAEDKRRMVPETMMDHRIGTHVYFCGPIDMVQEYRKAASSYGYPEHSIHFELFATKHDGPQEPFIVDLSDSDRSIHVHEGETLLDALLREGIDAPYSCKVGGCGSCEVDVAEGEVDHRDFFLSEENRQTRNSILTCCSRAKDDRLVIKL; from the coding sequence ATGAAAGTAAACAAGATCATTCAAGAAACTCCATTCGTAAAACAGTTCGAATTGATTCCAGTTGATGGAAAACCATTGCCTGCTTTTACTGGCGGTTCGCATTTGACCACTTTCATGCCGGCCGGGGATACGATAATCGAGAGAGAATACTCCCTTATCAGCAACCCAAGGGACCGTAAAAAATATGCAATTTCCATTCGGCGTGATGAGGCGTCACGCGGAGGTTCCGCTTTCTGGCATGATCATGTAACGATAGATTCCAGATTGGAAGTCAGCTTCCCTAAAAACAACTTCCCTCTCAGCTTTCGAGCTAAGCATCATGCATTTTATGCAGCTGGAATCGGCATCACCCCATTTCTGGCAATGATGGAAGACATGGCTGCCGAAGGCCAAACCTTCGAAATCCATTATGCAGCACGAACACCGGAATTATGTGCTTTTTATGATCTGCTGAAAGCCAAATACCCTGATCAATGCACCTTTTATTTTTCGCAGGCAGAAGACAAACGCAGAATGGTGCCTGAGACGATGATGGATCATCGCATAGGCACTCATGTATATTTTTGCGGACCAATCGATATGGTGCAAGAGTATCGAAAAGCTGCCAGTTCCTATGGTTATCCGGAACATTCGATCCACTTTGAATTATTTGCGACAAAACATGACGGGCCGCAAGAACCTTTCATTGTCGACCTATCAGACAGCGATCGGTCCATCCACGTTCATGAAGGTGAAACACTACTTGATGCGCTTTTAAGGGAAGGAATCGATGCGCCTTATTCTTGTAAAGTTGGCGGGTGCGGAAGTTGTGAGGTGGATGTTGCAGAAGGTGAAGTGGATCACCGGGATTTCTTCCTTAGCGAAGAAAACCGTCAAACACGCAACTCAATCCTGACATGCTGCTCACGTGCGAAGGACGACAGACTTGTAATAAAACTTTAA
- a CDS encoding heme-dependent oxidative N-demethylase family protein, which yields MFTQSLDFKTTDLDTFPFPFTSGNYRYSNDLKKLSNVNCIEVTPEYKLQVETKRRLLQEQPHIRFQSFSHTMEMQWEVLEMLIDMAADRYPEHFEVIKEGDNWTFKNHIFGESDSFVYGDASTLPNEPLDYIGRHFHNDFVLMVHRDSNFYLEVGQVSYAALFSANWNKGMSFDEIHAPVPFVSRKGDELADRVRKFLLSIEPGKPWTRINWNLMADRWDVNYETMDVWGPQRSEITPENAGKLVRLRVEEQKFYRMPRSNAILFVLNTQFLPLEDLALRQEWFDLTYSVLQDIPEPMAEYKGIAPFLPQSVEYLRSIDEKQKSEDKQ from the coding sequence ATGTTTACACAAAGTTTAGATTTCAAAACAACAGATTTAGATACATTCCCATTTCCATTCACTTCAGGTAACTATCGTTATTCAAACGACTTGAAAAAACTCTCAAACGTTAACTGTATTGAAGTTACACCAGAATACAAACTCCAAGTGGAAACGAAGCGTCGTCTCCTTCAAGAACAGCCGCATATAAGGTTTCAATCTTTTTCACACACAATGGAAATGCAATGGGAAGTGTTGGAAATGCTCATCGACATGGCAGCTGATCGCTATCCGGAGCATTTCGAGGTCATTAAAGAGGGTGACAACTGGACTTTCAAGAACCACATTTTCGGGGAATCCGATTCATTCGTGTATGGCGATGCCAGCACGCTTCCAAATGAGCCGCTTGATTATATAGGCCGCCATTTCCATAATGATTTTGTTTTAATGGTTCATCGCGATAGTAATTTCTATTTGGAAGTGGGGCAAGTTTCATACGCCGCACTCTTCTCGGCTAACTGGAATAAAGGCATGTCCTTTGATGAGATCCATGCTCCTGTTCCATTTGTATCACGGAAAGGTGATGAACTGGCAGATCGCGTTCGTAAGTTTTTATTATCCATCGAGCCAGGAAAGCCATGGACACGCATTAACTGGAACCTGATGGCGGACCGTTGGGATGTCAACTATGAAACGATGGATGTATGGGGACCGCAGCGTTCTGAAATAACACCGGAAAATGCAGGTAAACTTGTTCGTTTACGTGTTGAAGAACAAAAATTTTATCGCATGCCACGAAGCAACGCCATTCTATTCGTATTGAATACTCAGTTCCTGCCGCTGGAGGATTTGGCATTGCGCCAGGAGTGGTTTGATCTGACATATAGCGTACTGCAGGATATTCCGGAACCTATGGCTGAATACAAAGGAATTGCCCCATTTCTTCCGCAATCGGTCGAATATTTGAGGAGTATTGATGAAAAACAAAAAAGCGAAGATAAACAATAA
- a CDS encoding purine-cytosine permease family protein, with translation MSKENSSISKDVAFGFLPASKNDRIFNLRDLILVQVVIGLSSFGLLTGGYTGTMLDAKQSLAAILFGNAFPMLLIVPITLYFARYGIDTFVGFRSSLGYLGSNIFFFVFLILTLGYISIALFMSGQALAEAANWMGMPAIFSSQATGAPFFSILLFICAFLVTVRGPVAIQKYTAVAVPVFMVLMFGLLAIVLFGQGFKEVAHILPSEPFETSSRSFATALELNIGLGFSWLPYLGQYSRLSKTEGGAFKAGFYSYGIIVCIAALVGALAALVTGSLNPSDWMFSIAGSWGGFIGLILLSVGNVGAAIFLMYSQAVSFKTVFPKKSWMIAMGTTVPTIFLLLSSTFYDAFGSFIAVISFIMAVLGGIVVADYFFVKRQRISIRDLYDTQGSYTYWKGINPSAVLTVVIGTIVYWALYNPLTFEASDFFLYTAAGIPTYFVALVTYYVSSKYIFRFEVDKERPSVELKEAK, from the coding sequence GTGAGCAAAGAGAATTCCTCCATTTCAAAGGATGTGGCCTTTGGGTTTTTACCGGCAAGTAAAAATGACCGGATTTTTAACCTTCGGGATTTAATTTTAGTTCAAGTTGTTATTGGCCTCTCATCTTTTGGGCTGTTAACTGGTGGATACACAGGTACAATGCTTGACGCGAAGCAGTCACTTGCAGCGATTTTATTCGGTAACGCCTTCCCGATGCTGTTGATAGTTCCCATTACCCTTTATTTTGCGCGTTATGGCATAGACACCTTTGTAGGGTTTCGAAGTTCACTTGGGTATTTAGGATCGAATATCTTTTTCTTTGTTTTTCTTATTTTAACTCTCGGCTATATTTCCATTGCGCTATTTATGTCCGGCCAGGCGTTAGCAGAGGCGGCTAATTGGATGGGGATGCCCGCGATTTTCTCAAGCCAAGCAACGGGAGCGCCGTTTTTCTCGATTTTGCTCTTCATCTGTGCATTTCTTGTAACGGTGAGGGGACCGGTAGCGATTCAAAAATATACCGCAGTAGCCGTTCCGGTTTTTATGGTTCTCATGTTTGGCCTGCTCGCAATAGTCTTGTTTGGACAGGGGTTCAAGGAAGTTGCTCATATACTTCCTTCTGAGCCATTTGAAACGAGTTCTCGTTCATTCGCGACAGCCCTGGAGTTAAACATCGGTCTCGGCTTTTCATGGCTTCCGTACCTTGGCCAATACAGCCGTTTATCTAAAACAGAAGGAGGAGCATTTAAAGCAGGCTTCTACAGCTATGGAATCATCGTCTGTATCGCCGCGTTAGTTGGGGCCCTTGCTGCATTAGTAACTGGATCTCTTAATCCTTCTGACTGGATGTTTTCCATCGCAGGAAGTTGGGGCGGCTTCATTGGCTTGATTTTACTTTCGGTAGGGAATGTCGGTGCAGCCATATTCCTTATGTACTCACAAGCTGTCAGCTTTAAAACTGTATTCCCGAAAAAGTCATGGATGATTGCGATGGGAACAACCGTACCGACTATATTCTTACTTCTAAGCTCAACGTTCTACGATGCCTTTGGTTCATTCATTGCTGTCATTTCTTTTATTATGGCTGTTCTTGGCGGGATTGTCGTTGCAGATTACTTTTTTGTAAAGCGCCAACGCATTTCAATAAGGGATTTGTATGACACACAAGGCTCTTATACCTATTGGAAAGGCATTAACCCGTCGGCCGTTCTCACGGTGGTTATCGGAACGATCGTTTACTGGGCACTCTATAATCCATTGACTTTTGAAGCAAGTGACTTTTTCCTTTATACAGCTGCCGGAATTCCAACATACTTTGTCGCTTTAGTCACCTACTATGTTTCATCTAAATACATTTTCCGTTTTGAAGTTGACAAGGAGCGTCCATCCGTTGAATTAAAGGAAGCTAAATAG
- a CDS encoding sigma-54 interaction domain-containing protein yields the protein MDHFTSALLSIYDQLIVTDKNGTILNSTGTGNSLFHTVKSANVGGSIKDVEQDLFSTSLAEEIMGKNEKRSFMQSSWQGHELLVTAYPIESGAWVWAYKEIKDSYPDTSRGQSGPLLESKKPSFPFVIRSKPMLDVLHKMQMVCDVSATVLLLGESGVGKEIAARAIHNMGNRSDGPFIPVNCGAIPENLIESELFGYVEGAFTSARKDGAKGKFTLAHKGILFLDEVGELPLNVQVKLLRVLQERIVTPIGSTASHPVDIQVIAATNKSLEKMVKKGEFREDLYYRLHVVPIHLPPLRNRVDEIPYLVQFFLQKYNTLYNRKVAFTPDAIDLLCIYQWPGNVRELENTVERLVITSGIPEVGVALVREVLPFKGPNKPPSLPVIDFLMPLQEAVDLVEEQLINMAMEQYKSLKLAAKVLEVSQPTMSRKYKKLRNKFEEASFSPVDKRAILEEQINQRLRSIAVVTAAIIPAEEVISLQKNMNRQTSYSQKLKQKLTMIQEKEGVIEWVFIFIMTDDGRLIHLVADKGFVIEPGEEYMGPPEMVNVAYQAFNGKAGVTPIYEDRYGEWKTSFAPIIDDDGNIVAIVGCDYSKAYFNSEMQRLRKQLNIHV from the coding sequence ATGGATCACTTCACCTCTGCACTCTTGTCTATTTACGATCAGCTTATTGTGACAGATAAAAATGGCACCATCCTGAATTCGACCGGAACAGGGAATTCCTTATTCCATACAGTCAAATCCGCCAATGTCGGTGGTTCCATCAAGGATGTTGAACAAGATTTATTTTCTACAAGCTTGGCAGAAGAGATAATGGGCAAAAATGAGAAAAGATCTTTCATGCAGTCCTCATGGCAAGGGCATGAGCTGCTGGTGACGGCATACCCGATTGAATCCGGGGCATGGGTCTGGGCTTACAAAGAAATTAAAGACTCTTATCCAGATACATCAAGGGGGCAATCGGGGCCTTTATTGGAATCGAAGAAGCCATCTTTTCCATTTGTGATCCGCAGTAAACCGATGCTTGATGTTCTGCATAAAATGCAAATGGTTTGTGATGTCAGTGCAACCGTCCTGTTATTGGGGGAATCCGGGGTAGGAAAGGAAATAGCCGCCAGGGCCATACATAATATGGGTAATAGAAGCGACGGTCCATTTATACCTGTCAATTGCGGCGCCATCCCGGAAAACCTGATTGAAAGCGAACTATTTGGCTATGTAGAAGGGGCTTTTACCAGCGCACGGAAAGATGGCGCCAAGGGAAAATTCACACTGGCCCATAAAGGAATCTTATTCTTGGATGAAGTGGGCGAGTTACCGCTTAACGTTCAGGTAAAACTGCTTCGCGTCCTTCAAGAGCGCATTGTCACACCAATTGGCAGCACGGCCTCACACCCTGTTGATATTCAAGTGATTGCCGCAACAAATAAATCGCTCGAGAAAATGGTGAAAAAAGGTGAATTCCGAGAAGACTTATATTATCGTCTTCATGTCGTGCCTATCCATCTTCCGCCGCTTAGGAATCGTGTAGATGAGATCCCCTACCTGGTTCAGTTTTTTTTACAAAAGTACAATACACTATACAATCGAAAGGTCGCTTTCACACCGGATGCAATCGACTTGCTTTGTATCTATCAATGGCCCGGTAACGTGCGCGAACTTGAAAACACAGTTGAAAGGCTTGTGATTACTAGCGGAATACCGGAAGTGGGTGTTGCATTGGTTAGAGAGGTGCTTCCTTTTAAAGGGCCCAACAAACCCCCTTCACTACCTGTCATCGATTTCCTAATGCCTTTGCAGGAAGCAGTCGACCTTGTGGAGGAACAGCTGATCAACATGGCGATGGAACAATACAAATCATTAAAACTAGCGGCAAAGGTATTGGAAGTCAGCCAGCCGACGATGAGCAGGAAATATAAAAAATTACGAAATAAATTTGAAGAGGCAAGCTTTTCACCAGTGGATAAACGGGCCATTTTAGAAGAACAAATAAACCAACGGCTACGATCCATTGCCGTTGTAACCGCAGCTATCATTCCAGCTGAAGAGGTTATCAGTCTACAAAAAAATATGAACCGGCAAACTTCCTATTCCCAGAAATTAAAACAAAAACTTACCATGATTCAAGAAAAGGAAGGCGTAATTGAATGGGTCTTTATATTTATCATGACGGATGATGGACGCCTGATTCACCTCGTTGCAGACAAGGGCTTTGTAATTGAACCGGGGGAAGAATATATGGGCCCCCCGGAAATGGTTAATGTCGCTTACCAGGCGTTTAATGGTAAAGCGGGTGTTACTCCCATATACGAAGACAGGTACGGTGAGTGGAAAACAAGTTTTGCGCCAATCATTGATGATGACGGCAATATCGTTGCTATTGTCGGATGTGATTACAGCAAAGCCTATTTCAATTCGGAAATGCAACGTCTCCGTAAGCAACTCAATATACATGTTTGA
- a CDS encoding YibE/F family protein, protein MNVLVLLAFILLILMILIGGKKGARSFFALFLNFGVLLFTIIFMTNPNNDPYIVTLIACTVISYINLFFINEVNSTTKTAFISTIITIVIVLFFIVIVTENAMIQGFGEEEIEELSVFSLYIGVDFVKIGASVIIMSTIGAIIDTAMAISSPMREMFLHHPSISKKDLFTFGLSIGRDILGTSTNTLFFAFFGGYLALLIWFKDLSYSVGEIVNSKIFSAEMITIFCAGTGVALIIPITALITAYFLVKKRENKEKVI, encoded by the coding sequence ATGAATGTATTAGTGTTGCTAGCGTTTATACTATTAATATTGATGATCTTGATTGGCGGAAAAAAAGGGGCACGTTCATTTTTTGCTTTATTCCTAAACTTTGGGGTGTTACTTTTCACCATCATTTTTATGACAAATCCAAATAATGATCCGTATATCGTAACATTGATTGCATGTACGGTGATTAGTTATATTAATTTATTTTTTATTAACGAGGTGAACAGTACAACAAAAACAGCATTCATTTCTACTATTATCACGATTGTTATTGTACTCTTTTTTATTGTCATTGTGACGGAAAATGCGATGATACAAGGTTTCGGTGAAGAAGAAATAGAAGAGCTTAGCGTCTTTTCCCTATATATTGGAGTAGATTTTGTTAAAATTGGAGCTTCAGTGATTATTATGAGTACTATTGGCGCGATTATCGATACAGCCATGGCCATTTCATCTCCCATGCGAGAAATGTTTCTTCACCATCCATCCATTAGCAAGAAAGATTTATTCACATTTGGATTAAGTATTGGGAGGGATATCTTGGGAACATCTACGAATACATTATTTTTTGCCTTCTTTGGAGGCTATTTGGCATTGCTTATATGGTTTAAGGATTTATCCTATTCTGTTGGAGAAATTGTAAACTCAAAAATATTTAGTGCTGAAATGATCACTATATTTTGTGCTGGAACAGGAGTAGCCCTGATAATTCCAATTACAGCCTTGATTACTGCTTATTTTTTGGTGAAAAAAAGAGAAAATAAAGAGAAAGTTATATAG